From Streptomyces sp. NBC_00370, a single genomic window includes:
- a CDS encoding MDR family MFS transporter: MASDTPVHDKVDPQVLKTALILVVGALAVVFDTTIVSVALHQLATSLDVSVSTIQWVSTGYMLALGVTVPLSTWALSRFGGKRVWMFALTVFLVGSVGSSLAWSAGSLIGWRVVQGLGGGLMLPVMTTLIMQAAGGRALGRTTTWVALPALLGPILGPLVGGAIITDLSWRFMFWVNVPFCLVGLLLAHRYLAEDSPDASVTPPRLDVRGLALLAPGIAAVILGLSNAGSADGFGHPDVIAPLAAGVAFLVAFTVYALRRRDPLVDIRLLAARSVGSSSSVLFLSGFSLFGAMLLLPLYYQEVRGASALAAGLMLVPQGVGTLLSRQIAGPLTDRIGARSIAVVGFLIVAAATVPFSFVDATSNGWLLALWLLVRGVGLGAVTMPVMTASYVGLDRAQIAHSSVLTRTAQQIGGSFGTAVLAVVLEQSISGAGTGAVVSGFHMAFWWATGFSLVATALCVWLPGRHQVRNAAAAAALAAPRPTPAGGGAGPVVGAP, from the coding sequence ATGGCCTCGGACACCCCTGTGCACGACAAGGTCGACCCACAGGTGCTGAAGACCGCGCTGATCCTGGTCGTCGGAGCACTGGCGGTCGTCTTCGACACGACGATCGTCAGCGTCGCGCTGCACCAACTGGCGACGAGCCTCGACGTGTCGGTCTCGACGATCCAGTGGGTGAGTACCGGCTACATGCTGGCGCTCGGCGTGACCGTGCCGCTCAGCACCTGGGCGCTCTCCCGCTTCGGCGGCAAACGCGTCTGGATGTTCGCCCTCACGGTCTTCCTCGTCGGCTCGGTCGGATCGAGTCTCGCGTGGAGCGCGGGCTCGCTCATCGGCTGGCGGGTCGTGCAGGGGCTCGGCGGCGGGCTGATGCTGCCGGTCATGACGACGCTCATCATGCAGGCGGCGGGCGGCCGCGCGCTCGGCCGTACGACCACCTGGGTCGCGCTGCCCGCACTGCTCGGGCCGATCCTCGGGCCGCTCGTCGGCGGAGCGATCATCACGGACCTGAGCTGGCGTTTCATGTTCTGGGTCAACGTGCCGTTCTGTCTCGTCGGGCTGCTCCTCGCACACCGCTACCTCGCCGAGGACTCGCCGGACGCCTCCGTCACGCCGCCCCGGCTGGACGTGCGCGGGCTCGCGCTGCTCGCACCGGGCATCGCGGCCGTGATCCTCGGTCTCTCGAACGCCGGCTCGGCGGACGGCTTCGGTCACCCCGACGTCATCGCGCCCCTCGCCGCCGGTGTCGCCTTCCTCGTCGCCTTCACGGTCTACGCGCTGCGCCGCCGCGACCCGCTCGTGGACATCCGGCTGCTCGCCGCACGCTCGGTGGGGTCCTCGTCCTCCGTGCTGTTCCTGTCGGGGTTCTCGCTGTTCGGGGCGATGTTGCTGCTGCCGCTGTATTACCAGGAGGTCCGCGGCGCGAGTGCGCTGGCCGCCGGGCTCATGCTCGTACCGCAGGGGGTCGGGACCCTGCTCAGCCGCCAGATCGCCGGACCGCTCACCGACCGCATAGGGGCCCGCTCGATCGCGGTCGTGGGGTTCCTGATCGTCGCCGCCGCGACCGTACCGTTCTCCTTCGTCGACGCGACCAGCAACGGCTGGCTGCTCGCGCTGTGGCTGCTCGTCCGTGGCGTCGGGCTCGGCGCCGTGACCATGCCGGTGATGACCGCCTCGTACGTCGGACTCGACCGCGCCCAGATCGCGCATTCGAGCGTCCTGACCCGGACCGCGCAGCAGATCGGCGGGTCGTTCGGCACCGCCGTCCTCGCCGTCGTCCTCGAACAGTCCATCTCCGGCGCCGGAACGGGCGCGGTCGTGTCGGGCTTCCACATGGCGTTCTGGTGGGCGACGGGGTTCTCGCTCGTCGCCACCGCGCTGTGCGTATGGCTGCCGGGGCGACACCAGGTCCGTAACGCCGCTGCCGCCGCGGCCCTGGCGGCGCCCCGGCCGACGCCGGCGGGAGGGGGCGCGGGGCCAGTTGTGGGCGCCCCTTGA
- a CDS encoding TetR/AcrR family transcriptional regulator → MTSEQAVPTKTVSAPTKTASDTVKRRRRGAELERALLSAAWEELTEVGFAKLTMESVADRAKTGIAVLYRRWADKNELVLAAIRHYGDTHPVVVPDTGNLRDDMLALLGNINAGRMELATLVGATFAGLHDSAGLTPEDVRLTVRGDGPWLSEEVFRRAHDRGEIDLARVPQDVLDLPLQLVRHDILLTMKPVSAERIRSIVDNIFWPLVRRPEGELPARASGVVTER, encoded by the coding sequence ATGACAAGCGAGCAGGCCGTGCCTACGAAGACGGTGTCCGCGCCCACGAAGACGGCGTCCGACACGGTCAAACGTCGCCGCCGAGGGGCCGAACTGGAGCGGGCCCTCCTCTCCGCCGCCTGGGAGGAGCTGACAGAGGTGGGGTTCGCGAAGCTGACGATGGAGTCGGTCGCCGACCGCGCGAAGACCGGGATCGCGGTGCTGTACCGGCGCTGGGCCGACAAGAACGAGCTCGTGCTGGCCGCCATCCGCCACTACGGCGACACCCATCCGGTCGTCGTCCCTGACACCGGCAATCTGCGCGACGACATGCTCGCCCTGCTCGGGAACATCAACGCGGGACGGATGGAACTCGCGACGCTCGTGGGCGCGACGTTCGCGGGCCTCCACGACAGCGCCGGCCTCACCCCGGAGGACGTCCGGCTCACCGTACGCGGCGACGGCCCGTGGCTGTCGGAGGAGGTGTTCCGCCGGGCACACGACCGGGGCGAGATCGATCTCGCGCGGGTTCCGCAGGACGTGCTCGACCTGCCGCTGCAACTCGTGCGCCACGACATCCTGTTGACCATGAAGCCGGTTTCCGCTGAGCGGATCCGCTCGATCGTCGACAACATCTTCTGGCCGCTTGTACGGCGGCCCGAGGGCGAGTTGCCGGCACGAGCGAGCGGTGTGGTGACAGAACGGTGA
- a CDS encoding spore-associated protein A: MKLIRHAAGAATVAVVVTGGALALAAPASASAPAATSTAATSSSETPVAKYNGACGAGHKVIDSANMENLGTTFLTYNATTGENCVVTVRTKPGAAVDMFARLRSKTGGTATDRGRFTTYAGPVYIQARGECVTWEGGITTYSTKGTGHCG, encoded by the coding sequence ATGAAGCTCATTCGTCACGCAGCCGGCGCCGCCACCGTCGCCGTCGTCGTCACCGGCGGGGCTCTGGCTCTCGCGGCGCCCGCGTCCGCATCGGCCCCGGCCGCGACGTCGACAGCCGCGACGTCGTCGTCAGAGACTCCGGTCGCGAAGTACAACGGTGCCTGCGGCGCCGGACACAAGGTGATCGACTCCGCCAACATGGAGAACCTCGGCACCACCTTCCTCACCTACAACGCGACGACCGGCGAGAACTGCGTGGTCACCGTGCGCACCAAGCCCGGGGCCGCCGTCGACATGTTCGCGCGGCTCAGGTCCAAGACGGGCGGCACGGCCACCGACCGCGGCCGGTTCACCACCTACGCCGGGCCCGTCTACATCCAGGCCCGCGGCGAATGCGTCACCTGGGAGGGCGGCATCACCACCTACTCCACCAAGGGCACCGGCCACTGCGGCTGA
- a CDS encoding SRPBCC family protein, with product MTTEQGTAEGFSYTLERTFETSVAAVWRAWTVAESYAQWSYAAPGSVEMDVWPGGAWKSTIVTPDGGQFPLTGSYIEVDENRRLVIGMDAPGKDEPAVMTVELAERSAHETRVVVSQSCDTSDERDVAEQGTTMLLDSLATFLKTAN from the coding sequence ATGACCACCGAACAGGGTACGGCCGAGGGTTTCTCCTACACGTTGGAGCGGACATTCGAGACCTCTGTGGCGGCGGTGTGGCGCGCCTGGACCGTCGCGGAGTCCTACGCGCAGTGGTCCTACGCCGCCCCGGGGTCCGTCGAGATGGACGTGTGGCCGGGTGGGGCGTGGAAGTCGACGATCGTCACCCCGGACGGCGGGCAGTTCCCGTTGACCGGCTCCTACATCGAGGTCGACGAGAACCGGCGTCTGGTGATCGGCATGGACGCACCCGGTAAGGACGAGCCGGCGGTGATGACCGTCGAGCTTGCCGAGCGGAGTGCGCACGAGACTCGCGTCGTGGTGTCCCAGAGCTGCGACACCTCGGACGAACGCGACGTCGCCGAGCAGGGCACCACCATGCTGCTGGACAGTTTGGCGACCTTTCTCAAGACCGCGAACTGA
- a CDS encoding lipoate--protein ligase family protein — MHGEYKVPGGKLVVVDLDERDGVLRDVRVAGDFFLEPDEAITAIDRALEGAPANSAAAELVRRVESALPEGTVMFGLTAEGIAVAVRRAVAQATDWRDYDWQLIHEGPQSPDLHMALDEVITAEVAAGRRPPTLRVWEWGGPAVIIGSFQSLRNEVDLAAADRHGTAVVRRISGGGAMFVEPGNTITYSLSVPASLVSGLSFADSYAYLDDWVLDALGDMGIKAWYQPLNDIATDVGKIAGAAQKRVLSPEGGPGAVLHHVTMSYDIDADKMLEILRIGREKLSDKGTRSAKKRVDPLRRQTGLPREAVIDRMIESFRARYGLLTGHVTEAELARAEELAAAKFSNPDWTARVP; from the coding sequence ATGCACGGAGAATATAAGGTGCCCGGCGGCAAGCTGGTCGTGGTGGACCTGGACGAGCGTGACGGGGTGCTGCGCGACGTCCGCGTGGCCGGTGACTTCTTCCTCGAACCTGACGAGGCAATCACGGCCATCGACCGGGCGCTGGAAGGCGCTCCCGCGAACAGCGCCGCCGCCGAACTGGTCAGGCGGGTCGAGTCGGCGTTGCCGGAGGGCACGGTCATGTTCGGGCTGACGGCGGAGGGCATCGCGGTCGCCGTCCGCCGGGCCGTCGCCCAGGCCACGGACTGGCGCGACTACGACTGGCAGCTGATCCACGAGGGCCCGCAGTCGCCGGACCTGCACATGGCCCTCGACGAGGTGATCACCGCCGAGGTCGCGGCGGGCCGGCGTCCACCGACGCTGCGCGTGTGGGAGTGGGGCGGACCCGCGGTGATCATCGGGAGCTTCCAGTCCCTGAGGAACGAGGTCGACCTGGCGGCCGCCGATCGGCACGGTACGGCCGTGGTGCGGCGGATCTCCGGCGGTGGGGCGATGTTCGTGGAGCCCGGCAACACCATCACCTATTCGCTCTCGGTACCGGCGTCGCTCGTGTCAGGGCTGTCCTTCGCCGATTCCTACGCATACCTCGACGACTGGGTGCTCGACGCCCTCGGAGACATGGGCATCAAGGCCTGGTACCAGCCACTCAACGACATCGCGACCGACGTCGGCAAGATCGCCGGAGCGGCCCAGAAGCGCGTCCTGAGCCCTGAGGGTGGCCCGGGCGCGGTCCTCCATCACGTGACGATGTCCTACGACATCGACGCGGACAAGATGCTGGAGATACTGCGGATCGGCCGGGAGAAGCTGTCCGACAAGGGAACGCGCAGTGCGAAAAAGCGCGTCGACCCGCTGCGCCGCCAGACAGGTCTGCCCCGCGAGGCCGTGATCGACCGCATGATCGAGTCCTTCCGAGCCCGTTACGGCCTGCTGACGGGCCACGTCACCGAAGCGGAACTGGCCCGCGCCGAGGAACTGGCAGCCGCCAAGTTCAGCAACCCGGACTGGACGGCCCGCGTGCCGTGA
- a CDS encoding carboxylesterase/lipase family protein: MANDARSSRVTVAGGTVEGRIRDGVASFLGVPYAAPPFGPNRMLPPQPVVPWPDVRDAGRMGPTVPKGDYPPVFQRLFLEEEIEGEECLNVNVWTPDPGASGLPVLVWIHGGAFLNGSNSVAAYDGSGFARSGVVCVTVNYRLAAEGFLFLDDDASNLGLRDQLAALEWVRENIVAFGGDAGNVTLAGESAGAMSIATLLAMPSAAGLFARAVTQSGAAANTLTAEQGLAVSTLLAHTLDVPHTRSAIAAVPPDRLVAAASQVFAEIQTDADPAKWGSLALSGLPFAPVIDGTVLPVHPLDAARAGRSASVPLLTGWNRDEDRLFLVAANMLDAIDEAALFDKARTYGLKPEAIEIYRAARPGATPGDLLAAVGTDWVFAIPALRYAEARVAGGAASTWVYRFDHLEPADNDGFGACHATEVPFVFRTEGHDSVRALIGARPSTEAAATAHDAWVSFARTGTPGWEPYDTTRRPTALIAEKIRVVDDPAPDERRAWDGIR, encoded by the coding sequence ATGGCAAACGATGCACGCAGCTCCCGGGTGACCGTCGCCGGCGGCACCGTGGAAGGCCGTATACGCGACGGTGTGGCCTCCTTCCTCGGAGTTCCGTACGCGGCGCCGCCGTTCGGGCCGAACAGGATGCTGCCGCCGCAGCCGGTGGTCCCGTGGCCTGACGTCCGCGACGCGGGCCGGATGGGGCCGACGGTGCCGAAGGGCGACTACCCGCCGGTCTTCCAACGGCTGTTCCTCGAAGAGGAGATCGAGGGGGAGGAGTGCCTCAACGTCAACGTCTGGACTCCCGACCCCGGAGCGAGTGGTCTTCCGGTGCTGGTGTGGATCCACGGCGGCGCGTTCCTCAACGGCTCCAACTCCGTTGCGGCGTACGACGGGTCGGGTTTCGCGCGCAGTGGCGTCGTCTGCGTGACGGTCAACTACCGCCTTGCCGCCGAGGGTTTCCTCTTCCTCGACGACGACGCGTCCAACCTCGGCCTGCGGGATCAGCTGGCCGCGTTGGAATGGGTGCGGGAGAACATCGTTGCCTTCGGCGGTGACGCAGGGAACGTGACGCTGGCGGGGGAGTCGGCCGGCGCGATGAGCATTGCCACCCTCCTCGCGATGCCGTCCGCGGCAGGGCTGTTCGCCCGCGCCGTGACGCAGTCCGGTGCGGCTGCCAACACGCTCACCGCCGAACAGGGGCTGGCGGTCAGCACCTTGCTGGCCCACACCCTCGACGTGCCGCACACCAGGAGCGCCATCGCCGCCGTGCCGCCCGACCGGCTCGTGGCTGCGGCCTCCCAGGTGTTCGCCGAGATCCAGACCGATGCCGACCCTGCCAAGTGGGGAAGCCTCGCATTGAGCGGTCTGCCGTTCGCGCCGGTGATCGACGGCACCGTCCTACCGGTCCATCCGCTGGACGCCGCCCGCGCCGGGAGGAGCGCGTCGGTGCCGTTGCTGACGGGCTGGAACCGCGACGAGGACCGGTTGTTCCTCGTGGCCGCGAACATGCTCGACGCGATAGACGAAGCCGCCCTGTTCGACAAGGCGCGGACGTACGGGCTCAAGCCGGAAGCGATCGAGATCTACCGCGCCGCGCGACCCGGTGCGACCCCCGGCGATCTGCTCGCCGCGGTCGGCACCGACTGGGTCTTCGCCATTCCGGCCCTGCGTTACGCCGAGGCCCGCGTCGCCGGGGGTGCCGCGTCCACCTGGGTCTACCGCTTCGACCATCTGGAGCCGGCCGACAACGACGGCTTCGGCGCCTGCCACGCCACGGAGGTGCCCTTCGTCTTCCGGACCGAGGGTCACGACAGCGTACGGGCGCTCATAGGCGCCCGCCCCTCGACGGAGGCGGCCGCGACGGCGCACGACGCGTGGGTGTCGTTCGCCCGGACGGGCACGCCCGGCTGGGAACCGTACGACACGACCCGCCGCCCCACGGCACTGATCGCGGAGAAGATTCGGGTGGTCGACGATCCCGCCCCCGACGAGCGCCGCGCCTGGGACGGCATTCGCTGA
- a CDS encoding TetR/AcrR family transcriptional regulator, protein MSETSHPRRVRADAVRSTARILEAAEAVLAVDANASLERIAEAAGVARVTVHRRFSSRKALLEALSARLNEQYLVALGQARTETAPPVVALHRLTEVIFELKISHRFTMDLNSDALTGRPVLSREAADGLDTLFARLHAAGVITAADPAWGRQLYLTLLCEVGELPADSASLSSAANDPANVAGARTDLLVSTVIGALGGRNDHNAAG, encoded by the coding sequence ATGAGCGAGACCAGCCACCCGCGGCGGGTGCGCGCGGACGCGGTGCGCAGCACGGCTCGCATTCTGGAGGCGGCCGAGGCGGTGCTCGCCGTTGACGCGAACGCCTCGCTGGAGCGGATCGCCGAGGCGGCCGGGGTCGCCCGTGTCACCGTCCACCGGCGCTTCTCCTCCCGGAAAGCCTTGCTTGAGGCTCTCAGCGCGCGGCTCAACGAGCAATACCTGGTCGCACTCGGGCAGGCGCGGACGGAAACGGCGCCACCGGTGGTCGCCCTGCACCGCCTGACCGAGGTCATTTTCGAGCTCAAGATCAGCCACCGGTTCACCATGGACCTCAACTCCGACGCACTGACGGGCCGGCCGGTACTCAGCCGGGAGGCCGCAGATGGTCTCGACACACTGTTCGCGCGACTGCACGCGGCCGGAGTGATCACGGCCGCCGATCCGGCCTGGGGACGCCAGCTCTATCTGACACTGCTGTGCGAAGTGGGCGAGTTGCCCGCGGACTCGGCCAGCCTGAGTTCCGCCGCGAACGACCCGGCAAACGTTGCGGGCGCCCGGACCGATCTGCTGGTCAGTACCGTGATCGGCGCCCTGGGCGGACGGAACGATCACAACGCGGCTGGGTAG
- the bla gene encoding class A beta-lactamase, with amino-acid sequence MRLTTVTEVLPSRRKVLTVGAGAAVATLVPAVATTSYAAEPGGTLTEQFRALEQEYAARLGVFALDTASGATVGYRPQERFPMCSVFKGLAAAAVLRDVDRHGEFLARRIRYTAEFVEAAGYIPVTGKPENIAHGLTGAELCAAAVSESDNGAGNLLLRELGGPTAITRFCRSLGDGTTRLDRWEPELNSAEPWRIEDTTNPRAVGMTYGRLLLGGALSPGDRKRLWDWLVANTTNTERFRKGLPADWVLADKTGGGEQYGVANDVGVVRPPGRSPLVLSILSTKYDPQGPTDNPLVARAAAIVAAALT; translated from the coding sequence GTGCGTCTCACCACCGTCACCGAAGTTCTGCCGTCCCGCCGCAAGGTGTTGACCGTCGGCGCCGGCGCCGCGGTGGCCACGCTGGTGCCCGCCGTAGCCACCACGTCGTACGCAGCCGAACCCGGCGGGACGCTCACGGAACAGTTTCGTGCGCTGGAGCAGGAGTACGCCGCCCGGCTGGGCGTTTTCGCGCTCGACACCGCTTCGGGGGCGACGGTGGGCTACCGCCCCCAGGAGCGCTTCCCGATGTGCTCGGTGTTCAAGGGCCTCGCTGCGGCGGCCGTCCTGCGGGACGTGGACCGGCACGGCGAGTTCCTGGCCCGCCGGATCCGCTACACCGCGGAATTCGTCGAGGCGGCGGGGTACATCCCCGTCACAGGGAAGCCGGAGAACATCGCCCACGGCCTGACCGGCGCCGAGCTGTGCGCCGCGGCCGTCAGCGAGAGCGACAACGGTGCGGGGAACCTCCTGCTGCGCGAGCTGGGCGGTCCCACCGCCATCACCCGGTTCTGCCGGAGCCTCGGGGACGGCACGACCCGACTCGACCGCTGGGAGCCGGAGTTGAACAGCGCCGAGCCCTGGCGGATCGAGGACACCACGAACCCGAGGGCCGTCGGCATGACGTACGGCCGCCTCCTGCTCGGCGGCGCGCTCTCTCCCGGGGACCGGAAGCGGCTCTGGGACTGGCTGGTGGCGAACACCACCAACACCGAACGTTTCCGCAAGGGCCTGCCCGCGGACTGGGTTCTGGCGGACAAGACGGGCGGTGGCGAGCAGTACGGCGTGGCCAACGACGTGGGCGTCGTACGCCCGCCCGGTCGCTCTCCGCTGGTGCTGTCGATCCTGTCGACGAAATACGATCCGCAGGGCCCGACGGACAACCCACTGGTGGCCAGGGCCGCCGCGATCGTGGCTGCCGCACTCACCTGA
- a CDS encoding LysR family transcriptional regulator: protein MSNTLSTPTRFDIRIRTRQGSAVLTERHLEIFVALADEEHFGAAAQRVGITQPPLSQGLRRLEALVGVRLFERSRGVTLTEEGALLLPHARRALAALTELRETGARERADGRRLRLGLAPEVPARLAAAVAAAPGRAGERTRLTVSTAPTATLLSETAAGRLDLAVIRHPAVLPGLGSGAVVLVPTWRLTPAPTTAEAAAVDTRRLPVAVRPREEAPAAYDLFVDTLASRGRRVETVVVPDERAGLALVAAGQAVLVTADAGLSAEGVDRTPSTDPPLPLRLRVVWDTRRPDAEGMASTARLLADALARQAGQ, encoded by the coding sequence ATGTCGAATACACTCTCGACGCCCACTCGATTCGACATCCGTATCCGCACACGTCAGGGGAGCGCCGTGCTCACCGAACGCCATCTGGAAATCTTCGTCGCGCTGGCCGACGAGGAACACTTCGGCGCGGCCGCGCAGCGCGTGGGCATCACCCAGCCACCCCTGTCGCAAGGACTGCGCCGGCTCGAAGCGCTGGTGGGCGTACGCCTCTTCGAACGCAGCCGGGGTGTCACGCTCACCGAGGAAGGCGCCCTGTTGCTGCCGCACGCCCGGCGGGCGCTCGCCGCGCTCACGGAGCTACGGGAGACGGGGGCGCGAGAGCGGGCCGACGGCCGGCGGCTCCGTCTCGGGCTCGCGCCTGAGGTACCCGCCCGGCTCGCAGCGGCCGTGGCCGCCGCACCGGGCCGCGCCGGGGAGCGCACCCGGCTCACCGTCTCCACGGCCCCGACCGCCACGCTGTTGTCCGAGACCGCCGCAGGACGGCTGGACCTTGCGGTGATCCGGCACCCCGCGGTGCTTCCGGGGCTCGGCTCCGGCGCGGTGGTGCTCGTTCCGACCTGGCGCCTGACGCCCGCCCCGACGACTGCCGAGGCGGCGGCTGTGGACACCAGACGGCTGCCTGTCGCGGTACGGCCGCGCGAGGAGGCACCGGCAGCCTACGACCTGTTCGTCGACACCCTCGCCAGCCGAGGGCGCCGGGTGGAGACGGTCGTGGTTCCCGACGAACGCGCCGGGCTCGCCCTGGTGGCGGCGGGACAGGCCGTGCTGGTCACGGCCGACGCCGGTCTCTCGGCCGAGGGCGTCGACCGCACCCCCTCCACGGACCCGCCGCTCCCACTGCGGCTACGGGTGGTGTGGGACACCCGCCGCCCGGACGCCGAGGGCATGGCGTCCACGGCGCGCCTGCTGGCGGACGCCCTGGCCCGGCAGGCGGGGCAGTGA
- a CDS encoding serine hydrolase codes for MFADAGVRGWLHVAELHRPTACVTVDPDEPVPVGSVYKLPLMAAFCRLAETGGLDPRQQVTLGPDDRMPGSTGLSILRDPITVSLRDLVVLMMSVSDNTAANAVLRHVGPAAVDALCQELGLPHTHILGGVATTFERMVSETGTESLSAAMKRLTDNDATVPAGVYNPLSKASSTPSDMARLLRAIWTDDAASAESCAWMRETMGRQAWSHRLAGGFPYDDVTVSGKTGTFGTMRHEAGVVELPDGAVYTAVVFTQAARADSRLPRADAVIGTAARAAVEELRGNEGT; via the coding sequence ATGTTCGCGGACGCCGGCGTACGCGGCTGGCTGCACGTGGCGGAGCTGCACCGGCCGACGGCCTGCGTGACGGTCGACCCCGACGAACCGGTGCCCGTGGGCTCGGTCTACAAGCTGCCGCTGATGGCGGCCTTCTGCCGGCTGGCGGAGACCGGCGGTCTCGACCCCCGGCAGCAGGTGACGCTCGGCCCCGACGACCGCATGCCCGGCTCGACCGGCCTCTCCATCCTCCGGGACCCGATCACCGTCTCCCTGCGCGACCTGGTCGTCCTCATGATGAGCGTCTCCGACAACACGGCGGCGAACGCGGTGCTACGCCACGTGGGCCCGGCGGCCGTTGACGCGCTGTGCCAGGAACTCGGCCTGCCGCACACCCATATCCTCGGCGGTGTGGCCACGACGTTCGAGCGGATGGTCTCGGAGACCGGCACGGAGTCGCTGAGCGCCGCGATGAAACGCCTCACCGACAACGACGCCACGGTGCCCGCCGGGGTCTACAACCCCCTGTCCAAGGCATCCTCGACGCCGTCCGACATGGCCAGGCTGCTGCGGGCGATCTGGACGGACGACGCGGCCTCCGCCGAGAGCTGCGCCTGGATGCGCGAGACGATGGGCCGCCAGGCGTGGTCCCACCGCCTCGCCGGCGGATTCCCCTACGACGACGTCACCGTCTCGGGCAAGACCGGAACCTTCGGCACGATGCGCCACGAGGCGGGCGTGGTGGAACTGCCCGACGGCGCTGTCTACACCGCCGTCGTCTTCACCCAGGCAGCCCGTGCGGACAGCAGACTTCCCCGCGCCGACGCCGTCATCGGCACGGCGGCGCGCGCCGCGGTGGAGGAGCTACGGGGCAACGAAGGCACCTGA